Proteins co-encoded in one Rhopalosiphum maidis isolate BTI-1 chromosome 2, ASM367621v3, whole genome shotgun sequence genomic window:
- the LOC113554963 gene encoding actin-binding LIM protein 1 isoform X7 yields METKDKGKTYCSGCKKKCSGEVLKIKGDKYFHIDCFKCKICSCSLVQGLFFSEEGSWYCPDDYQKLFGKKCTVCNDYIKDELVIVLERTYHQQCFTCTHCRQPCPKGDLVTYVGNSILCSKCKEIPVKRPVSAQSKQNSTNETDCAECGDDLRNGQALYALDRQWHIYCFKCHECSAVLHGEYMGRDGVPYCEKDYQKLFGVKCTYCSRFISGKVLQAGDNHHFHPTCARCAKCGDPFGDGEEMYLQGGAIWHPRCGPSPTENGTIINGGSSAMLNGHCNDPEEYDRISCSAASETQFSLRSRSRASSFNGSCYNGSCNSMSRKHYYRDIPGSPGLLLREYKTSNVPISRIYTYSYLTEEPTQGYLKRPIDPYDKQPTSPHFHRPTSCGSVRGSSKCSTLRSAGSRSGMKALVDSIRSETPRPKSPHSMNNEEPIELAHYPAAKPPAPGEKPKIERDDFPAPPCPYTDPEKRKTWFENYKGISDDEDEVDQKMNADKAIDPKLKKEEEELSKLGSGIGKVFLQEVREREKHQKWKVSHMDPRNASRCPSAAREPTYRLRYQSPINASPSRNLDHQRPWEEEGGYLDTSYRSSVGQSTGAIPSYNTYYQSQHGSAIMMRGARKSCTLPAGFHGGPGNYIRDGFSINGLDNKTLSTDFNCARSDVSAGSISEVDQGNTCSEIPASSTFTGSLRYVTNIHRSLPNMSSSHHSSEPPKIYPYHLLLITNYRLPSDVDRCNLDRHLSPTEFEAVFQMSQAEFYQLPKWRRNELKRRARLF; encoded by the exons GTAAAACGTACTGTAGTGGTTGTAAGAAAAAATGCTCTGGTGAAGTACTCAAAATTAAAGGTGATAAATACTTCCACATTGACTGTTTCAAATGCAAAA tttgtagCTGTTCATTAGTGCAagggttatttttttctgaagaAGGTAGTTGGTATTGTCCTGatgattatcaaaaattatttggtaaaaaGTGCACTGTTtgcaatgattatattaaagatGAATTGGTTATTGTTTTGGAACGAACATATCATCAACAGTGTTTCACATGTACTCATTGCAG ACAACCATGTCCAAAAGGAGATCTAGTAACATATGTAGGAAATTCTATTCTTTGTTCTAAGTGCAAAGAGATTCCTGTTAAACGGCCGGTATCTgcacaatcaaaacaaaatagcACTAATGAAACAG atTGTGCTGAATGTGGTGATGATCTTAGGAATGGACAAGCACTTTATGCTTTGGACAGACAATggcatatttattgttttaagtgTCATGAATGTTCTGCTGTACTTCATGGCGAGTATATGGGAcg ggATGGTGTTCCTTACTGTGAAAAAGACTATCAGAAGCTTTTTGGAGTCAAATGTACATATTGCAGTAGATTTATATCTGGAAAAGTTTTACAA GCTGGTGATAATCATCATTTTCATCCAACGTGTGCAAGATGTGCTAAGTGTGGTGATCCATTTGGGGATGGTGAAGAAATGTACTTACAAG gcgGAGCAATTTGGCATCCACGTTGTGGGCCTAGTCCGACTGAAAATGGCACTATAATAAATGGAG GATCAAGTGCTATGCTTAACGGACATTGCAATGACCCTGAAGAGTATGATCGAATCAGTTGCTCAGCTGCTAGTGAAACacag TTTTCATTACGATCTCGATCTCGTGCTTCAAGCTTTAATGGTTCATGTTATAATGGTTCATGTAATAGCATGAGTAGAAAG caCTATTATCGTGATATACCTGGAAGTCCAGGTCTATTGCTTCGAGAATATAAAACATCTAATGTACCTATAAGTCGTATCTACACTTATAGTTACTTGACTGAAGAGCCAACTCAAGGATATTTGAAACGCCCAATCGACCCATACGATAAGCAGCCTACATCGCCTCATTTCCACAGACCAACAT cTTGTGGTAGTGTACGTGGAAGTAGTAAGTGTTCAACTTTACGTTCAGCTGGCAGTCGTTCTGGTATGAAAGCTTTAGTTGACAGTATTAGATCAGAGACTCCTAGACCAAAATCACCTCATAGTATGAACAATGAAGAACCTATAGAATTGGCTCACTATCCCGCTGCTAAACCACCAGCACCTGgtgaaaaaccaaaaattgaAAGAGATGATTTTCCTGCTCCTCCATGTCCATATACTGATCCag aAAAACGTAAAACATGGTTTGAAAACTATAAAGGTATATCAGATGATGAAGATGAAGTTGATCAAAAAATGAATGCTGATAAAGCAATAGATCCTAAACTAAAG AAAGAAGAGGAAGAACTAAGTAAATTAGGATCAGGAATTGGAAAAGTATTTTTGCAAGAAGTTCGTGAACGcgaaaaacatcaaaaatggAAAGTTTCACACATGGATCCTCGCAATGCTTCAAGATGTCCTTCTGCTGCACGAGAGCCGACTTATCGTCTTAGATACCAGTCGCCGATAAATgctt caCCATCTCGTAATTTGGATCATCAAAGACCTTGGGAAGAAGAAGGTGGTTATTTAGACACAAGTTACAGATCATCAGTTGGACAATCTACTGGTGCTATTCCCAGTTACAACA CATACTATCAAAGTCAGCATGGGTCGGCTATAATGATGAGGGGCGCCCGCAAGTCGTGCACTCTTCCAGCCGGCTTCCACGGTGGCCCTGGAAATTATATCAGG gatgGGTTTTCCATAAACGGCTTAGACAATAAAACACTTAGCACAGATTTTAACTGCGCTAGGTCTGACG TTTCTGCCGGATCTATATCTGAAGTGGATCAAGGCAACACG TGTTCTGAAATACCAGCATCATCTACATTTACTGGATCGCTGCGCTATGTTACTAATATTCATCGTTCACTACCCAACATGTCTTCATCGCATCACAGTTCTGAACCTCCAAAAATTTATCCATATCACTTATTACTGATCACAAATTACAGGCTGCCCTCAGATGTTGATAGATGTAACCTTGat CGTCACTTATCGCCTACAGAATTTGAAGCAGTTTTCCAAATGTCACAAGCTGAGTTTTATCAGTTGCCCAAATGGCGCCGCAATGAATTAAAGCGTAGGGCACGCCTGTTTTAA